The following proteins come from a genomic window of Methanocella conradii HZ254:
- a CDS encoding FecCD family ABC transporter permease, translating to MDKKMLRWALIISSLTLALLVVAIVATAVGPANISVDRVALIIISDLTSKIPLLNQVQITKTWTDGEAGIILLVRLPRVILGLLVGATLAVAGVAAQAIFKNPMADPYILGVSSGAAFGAATIITFGIYGLSLSIPLGILTVKLGAIQLGALAGGLLAAFLVFNIARTGTKLPVETVLLSGIAVSAFFSAVTSFLMYIGGHSLSQVIYWVMGALWSADWDGIWLMLPLALIGSFIIFAFSRDLNLILLGDEAATHLGTNVTVLKAGILALAAVITAAAVSVSGIIGFVGLVIPHIMRLIVGPDHRILIPSSILAGAMFLTVADTFSRMIIQPTEIPVGIITALVGAPFFVFLLSKKKKEAA from the coding sequence ATGGATAAAAAAATGCTCAGGTGGGCTTTGATAATATCATCGCTTACGCTTGCCCTACTAGTCGTAGCCATAGTGGCGACAGCGGTAGGGCCAGCGAACATCAGCGTGGACAGGGTTGCGCTCATAATCATATCAGACTTGACGTCAAAAATACCTTTACTTAATCAGGTACAGATCACGAAAACATGGACTGACGGTGAGGCAGGCATAATATTACTGGTAAGGCTGCCCCGTGTCATCCTAGGACTGCTTGTTGGCGCGACGCTGGCAGTCGCAGGGGTTGCAGCACAGGCCATCTTTAAGAACCCGATGGCTGACCCATACATTCTAGGAGTGTCGTCCGGCGCGGCGTTTGGCGCCGCTACAATCATTACATTTGGCATATATGGGCTGTCATTGTCAATACCTTTAGGTATATTGACCGTAAAGCTTGGGGCCATTCAGCTAGGCGCGCTGGCCGGGGGGCTACTCGCAGCCTTCCTGGTCTTCAACATAGCCCGCACAGGAACAAAACTACCCGTAGAGACCGTCCTGCTATCGGGCATCGCTGTCTCGGCATTCTTCTCGGCGGTCACGTCCTTTTTAATGTACATAGGAGGCCACTCGCTAAGCCAGGTCATATACTGGGTCATGGGAGCGCTGTGGAGCGCAGACTGGGACGGGATATGGCTCATGCTCCCGCTTGCGTTAATCGGAAGCTTCATAATATTCGCATTTTCCAGGGACCTTAACCTGATATTGCTTGGAGATGAGGCGGCGACGCACCTGGGGACTAACGTAACCGTGCTCAAGGCAGGCATACTGGCGCTGGCGGCAGTCATCACGGCTGCCGCCGTCTCAGTTAGCGGCATCATAGGCTTCGTTGGCCTCGTGATACCCCACATCATGCGGCTCATCGTTGGACCCGACCACAGGATATTGATACCATCCTCAATACTGGCTGGCGCCATGTTCCTGACAGTGGCCGACACGTTCTCCCGCATGATCATCCAGCCCACCGAGATACCCGTGGGCATAATCACGGCGCTCGTAGGCGCGCCATTCTTCGTCTTCCTGCTCTCCAAAAAGAAAAAGGAGGCCGCTTGA
- a CDS encoding YgiQ family radical SAM protein, protein MHGRFLPMSREEMKSRGWEQCDIIIVCGDAYVDHPSFGSALIGRVLEDAGYKVGMIAQPINKEDFSALGEPGLCFCVSSGNVDSMVNNYTANKRIRSEDDYSPGGRGGRRPDRAVIVYCNMIREAYKDTPIIIGGIEASLRRFAHYDYWDDKVRQSILADAPADLITYGMAEKPLLEVVGRLKKGENIHDIRGVRGTVIKTKSLDMEGYVEIPDFKAVSTDKMAYARAFKAYSDEQDPFHGRTVVQRHPKTIIVQYPPPMPMSTAELDHIYELPYTRRPHPSYKEEIPALKTVMFSITSHRGCFGGCSFCAITNHQGRIVQSRSIESIVNEAKKLARMPEFKGTITDIGGPTANMYAMGCEKQSKVGACRDKLCLYPSPCPSLKKDHGKLIELLKAVQAVPGVKNVFIGSGIRYDLAMQDEGYLYQICKNNISGQLKVAPEHVSREVTDAMCKPSIETYKKFVARYKEINKELGKEQYIIPYFISGHPGCTLKDAIELAEFVRDMGYYVEQVQDFTPTPSTLSTCIYYTGFNPYTGKTVYVPRSMEERRMQRALLQYKNPENYDLVKKALIKAGRKDLIGYGPKCLIPPSRPYHHKKKG, encoded by the coding sequence ATGCATGGCCGATTTTTGCCCATGTCCCGCGAAGAGATGAAAAGCCGGGGGTGGGAGCAATGCGATATCATCATAGTTTGCGGGGATGCGTATGTTGATCACCCCTCCTTCGGAAGCGCGTTGATAGGGCGCGTGCTCGAGGATGCTGGCTATAAAGTAGGAATGATTGCGCAGCCGATTAATAAGGAAGATTTTAGCGCTCTCGGCGAGCCAGGATTATGTTTTTGCGTGTCGTCGGGAAACGTGGACTCGATGGTCAATAACTATACGGCCAATAAGAGGATACGCTCTGAGGACGACTATAGCCCTGGAGGGCGCGGGGGCCGACGGCCTGACCGTGCCGTTATTGTATATTGTAATATGATAAGGGAGGCGTATAAGGATACGCCCATCATCATAGGTGGCATCGAGGCCAGCCTCAGAAGGTTTGCCCACTATGACTACTGGGACGATAAGGTAAGGCAGTCGATTCTCGCGGACGCGCCAGCTGACTTAATTACTTATGGCATGGCCGAAAAGCCACTGCTCGAGGTTGTAGGAAGGCTTAAAAAAGGCGAAAATATCCATGACATAAGGGGGGTCCGGGGGACTGTTATAAAGACGAAGAGCCTGGATATGGAAGGATACGTGGAAATACCAGACTTTAAAGCGGTATCTACTGATAAGATGGCATATGCCAGGGCGTTCAAGGCTTATTCGGATGAGCAGGATCCCTTTCATGGAAGGACGGTGGTACAGCGCCATCCCAAGACGATAATTGTCCAGTACCCGCCACCCATGCCCATGTCTACGGCCGAGCTAGACCATATATATGAGCTACCCTATACCAGGCGGCCCCATCCATCCTATAAGGAGGAGATACCGGCGCTAAAGACTGTCATGTTTTCCATAACCAGCCATCGTGGCTGCTTTGGGGGCTGCTCGTTCTGCGCAATCACAAATCATCAGGGGCGCATCGTGCAGAGCCGTAGCATAGAGTCTATCGTGAATGAGGCTAAAAAACTGGCGAGAATGCCTGAGTTCAAGGGGACTATTACGGATATAGGCGGCCCGACGGCAAACATGTATGCCATGGGGTGCGAGAAGCAATCAAAAGTCGGCGCGTGCAGGGATAAGCTATGCCTCTACCCTTCGCCCTGCCCTAGCCTTAAAAAGGACCATGGCAAGCTCATAGAGCTGTTAAAAGCCGTCCAGGCCGTGCCAGGCGTTAAGAACGTCTTCATAGGCTCTGGCATACGATATGACCTGGCCATGCAAGATGAAGGATACCTCTACCAGATATGTAAAAACAATATAAGCGGCCAGCTAAAGGTTGCTCCCGAGCATGTCTCCAGGGAGGTCACTGATGCCATGTGTAAGCCTTCGATTGAAACTTATAAAAAGTTCGTGGCCAGGTATAAGGAGATTAATAAGGAGCTTGGCAAGGAGCAGTATATCATCCCCTACTTCATATCGGGCCATCCAGGCTGCACGCTTAAGGATGCCATAGAGCTGGCCGAGTTCGTCCGGGACATGGGGTATTATGTAGAGCAGGTACAGGATTTCACCCCCACCCCTTCCACTCTTTCCACTTGTATTTATTATACAGGATTTAACCCGTATACGGGGAAAACAGTCTACGTGCCAAGAAGCATGGAAGAGCGAAGGATGCAAAGGGCACTACTCCAGTATAAAAACCCTGAAAATTACGACCTTGTCAAGAAAGCGCTAATAAAGGCAGGAAGGAAAGACCTCATAGGATATGGCCCGAAATGCCTGATACCGCCATCAAGGCCATACCACCACAAGAAAAAGGGCTAA
- a CDS encoding alanyl-tRNA editing protein, producing the protein MEQRLYCDSPYLEEWQAEVESIVEKGGRYHVVLSRTAFYPGGGGQPSDRGTIDGLAVEDVYEQDGHIYHVLGKPIEKKAVACRLDFSRRFDLMQQHTGQHLLSAVLYRLYGCKTSSLHMGEDELSIDVELPEMSGEMLIAVEDMANEYIYRDLPVVIHCVTAEEASKIELRKAPPKEGKVRIVEITSIDRSPCCGTHVKRTGEIGIVKIVKTEKRGNETRVYFKCGKRALKDYQLKQDIVTGLVRLYRMSESDVLAKAEAAFSQLKNVQKELAEMKDRALRAEATGLASSSKSRIIEKAYSDKSFADIIILAKYIIESGDFIVILGSIPDKRLLFAHSGKFGINCGQTLKEHLPAFKGKGGGKDNWANGGFNALDDMERFSAFLRDELSKKGIT; encoded by the coding sequence ATGGAGCAGCGGCTATACTGTGATTCCCCATATCTGGAAGAATGGCAGGCAGAGGTCGAGAGTATCGTTGAAAAAGGCGGTAGGTATCATGTTGTTTTATCCAGGACTGCCTTTTACCCTGGGGGTGGAGGCCAGCCGTCAGATAGGGGGACGATTGATGGCCTGGCTGTTGAGGATGTATACGAGCAGGATGGCCACATTTATCACGTCCTCGGCAAGCCAATTGAAAAAAAGGCTGTTGCATGTCGTCTGGATTTTTCGAGGAGGTTCGACCTCATGCAGCAGCACACGGGACAGCACCTCTTATCAGCCGTGCTCTATCGACTATACGGGTGTAAGACTTCGAGCCTGCACATGGGCGAAGATGAGCTCTCCATAGACGTAGAGCTGCCCGAGATGTCCGGGGAAATGCTCATCGCTGTGGAGGACATGGCTAACGAATATATCTATCGTGACCTCCCAGTCGTGATCCATTGCGTTACTGCGGAGGAGGCAAGCAAGATTGAGCTGCGGAAGGCGCCGCCAAAAGAAGGGAAAGTGCGCATAGTCGAGATAACCTCGATTGACAGGTCGCCATGCTGTGGCACTCACGTAAAAAGAACCGGGGAGATAGGTATCGTCAAGATAGTTAAAACTGAAAAACGGGGAAACGAGACAAGGGTTTATTTTAAGTGTGGTAAGCGTGCCCTTAAGGACTATCAGCTTAAGCAGGATATAGTCACCGGCCTGGTGCGGCTCTACCGCATGTCCGAGAGCGATGTGCTCGCAAAAGCCGAGGCGGCCTTTTCCCAGCTTAAAAACGTGCAAAAAGAGCTGGCGGAAATGAAGGACAGGGCGCTCAGGGCCGAGGCAACCGGGCTGGCAAGCTCATCAAAATCTAGGATAATAGAAAAAGCCTATTCAGACAAAAGTTTCGCGGATATAATCATTCTGGCCAAATATATCATTGAGTCGGGTGATTTCATAGTCATATTGGGGTCAATACCCGATAAAAGGCTTCTTTTTGCGCATAGCGGCAAGTTCGGCATCAATTGCGGCCAGACCCTGAAGGAACATCTACCAGCATTTAAAGGAAAGGGCGGGGGTAAGGATAATTGGGCGAACGGGGGCTTCAACGCGCTCGATGACATGGAAAGGTTCAGCGCGTTCTTGCGGGATGAGCTCTCGAAGAAAGGCATTACTTAA
- the xerA gene encoding site-specific tyrosine recombinase/integron integrase, translating to MGYIEVFLDEKRLSLSQNTIKQYKNILNGFQRFCNKPPESITRQEIIRYLNHLMFEKGLSKAYVSNVMSIIKSFYTFLNENEYVKANPAKGISQVKKDKKAPIYLTQDEMALLIKTAIAPRDGLMVKMLYATGVRVSELVNIRKQDVDLERGTIKVFGKGAKERAVLIPDTLRLQLREYCEGLKDDDRLFDLSVRTVERSIKAIAKRAGIDKKVTPHKLRHSFATHMLQNGGNVVAIQKLLGHTSLNTTQIYTHYSVDELRDMYIHTHPMGDGSNE from the coding sequence ATGGGCTATATAGAAGTATTCCTCGATGAAAAAAGGCTATCGCTAAGCCAAAACACGATAAAGCAATACAAGAACATACTCAATGGCTTCCAGCGGTTCTGCAACAAGCCGCCAGAATCCATAACAAGGCAGGAAATAATAAGATACCTCAACCATCTGATGTTCGAGAAAGGGCTATCAAAGGCATACGTGTCAAACGTGATGAGCATAATAAAGTCATTTTACACTTTTTTAAATGAGAATGAGTACGTGAAAGCCAACCCGGCAAAAGGGATAAGCCAGGTCAAGAAAGACAAAAAGGCCCCGATATACTTGACACAGGACGAGATGGCACTGCTAATAAAAACGGCCATAGCCCCAAGGGATGGCCTAATGGTAAAGATGCTATACGCAACCGGGGTAAGAGTGTCAGAGCTGGTGAATATCAGGAAGCAGGACGTAGACCTTGAGCGAGGCACCATCAAGGTATTCGGCAAAGGGGCGAAAGAGCGGGCTGTACTGATACCCGATACGCTTAGGCTACAATTAAGGGAATACTGCGAGGGCCTCAAGGATGATGACAGGCTATTCGACCTGAGCGTAAGAACCGTGGAAAGGAGCATTAAGGCTATAGCAAAGAGGGCCGGGATCGACAAGAAGGTGACGCCACACAAGCTAAGGCACAGCTTCGCCACGCACATGCTCCAGAACGGCGGCAACGTGGTGGCAATACAAAAGCTGCTTGGGCACACGTCGCTTAACACGACCCAGATTTATACCCATTATAGCGTGGACGAGCTAAGAGATATGTACATACACACTCATCCCATGGGTGACGGCTCCAACGAATAA
- a CDS encoding cupin domain-containing protein — MAVKKVSGKESLLGKALRLGELVGYQEGSVVSREVINKKTGTVTIFAFDEGEGLSTHSAPFDAMLYVVEGEAEVTIDDNPSKLKAGDFIIMPANHPHAVKALKKFKMLLIMIRSKE; from the coding sequence ATGGCTGTGAAAAAAGTATCGGGAAAGGAGAGCTTATTGGGTAAGGCGTTAAGGCTAGGCGAGCTGGTAGGCTACCAGGAAGGCTCGGTGGTCAGCCGTGAGGTCATCAATAAGAAAACGGGGACGGTGACGATATTTGCTTTTGATGAAGGGGAGGGGCTAAGCACGCATTCGGCCCCCTTCGACGCCATGCTATACGTCGTGGAGGGGGAAGCCGAGGTTACCATAGACGATAATCCTAGCAAGCTGAAGGCGGGCGACTTCATAATAATGCCAGCTAACCATCCGCACGCCGTTAAAGCTTTGAAAAAGTTCAAGATGCTCCTCATAATGATAAGGTCAAAGGAATAA
- a CDS encoding mechanosensitive ion channel domain-containing protein yields MLLDIFGISVETTTLYILGIILGAFIAWYILGTVINNLFASYPEDSRESIHTIFSISIAYISITLIVFVLSMDLIVLVAMFALLLGVILYMVKDFLKDFFTRISLLSVKAFGIGDYIEVAHHKGRVLKVGNLYTMLRRDDNSVVCVPNQMVARSIVINYTRADYIKLQEAIVLKVSEADISKVYNRILEELDIFGYKRAKIMHSTTPDGVRFAVTINLEDAASISNDTSNLHKALNIVKGEFITD; encoded by the coding sequence ATGCTCCTGGACATCTTTGGCATCTCTGTAGAAACCACGACGCTTTACATATTAGGCATAATTTTAGGGGCGTTCATAGCCTGGTATATTCTGGGCACAGTCATCAATAACCTGTTCGCATCATACCCGGAGGATAGCAGGGAATCCATACACACGATATTCTCGATATCTATAGCCTATATAAGCATCACGCTCATCGTCTTCGTGCTGTCGATGGACCTCATAGTGCTGGTGGCCATGTTCGCCTTGCTGCTCGGCGTAATTCTATACATGGTCAAGGATTTCCTGAAGGATTTTTTCACCAGGATAAGCCTGCTCTCGGTGAAGGCATTCGGCATAGGCGACTACATAGAAGTGGCGCACCATAAGGGCAGGGTCTTAAAGGTCGGCAACCTGTATACGATGCTAAGAAGGGACGATAACTCAGTCGTATGCGTGCCAAACCAGATGGTAGCGAGGTCTATAGTCATAAACTACACGAGGGCTGACTACATAAAGCTACAGGAGGCCATCGTTTTAAAGGTGTCAGAGGCGGACATATCTAAAGTGTACAATCGGATACTAGAAGAGCTGGACATATTCGGGTACAAGCGGGCGAAGATCATGCATTCCACCACGCCCGATGGAGTGCGGTTCGCCGTGACAATCAACCTCGAGGATGCCGCGTCGATATCGAACGATACCTCAAACCTGCATAAGGCGCTAAACATCGTTAAAGGCGAGTTTATTACGGATTGA
- a CDS encoding NAD(P)/FAD-dependent oxidoreductase — translation MRSEYDVIVVGAGPAGSTAATEAARHGLDVLLIEKRQEIGEPVRCAEGLFKDGLEDFISYDPKWVCAEIRGARIYAPDGSVLCFSQQGDEAAGYVLERKLFDRALVKQAAEAGSEVYVKTQATGLIIEDGIVKGIKGISNGKGFYARSKIVIGADGVESKVGRWAGLIGPIRLVDIESCAEFMISDVDVDPGCLELYFGNEVSPGGYAWVFPKGNKEANVGLGILGSRFNGVRPIQYLKKFVDKRFPGCDVVQAIAGAVPVCDVRHRISTGGLMLAGDGARLVDPLLGAGIMNAMISGRMAGNVAAQAIKSGDVSSQALQKYDVQIRQGIGKAIRRNYKIKQFVVKATDSQMNKLLRSLQKMDIESVPVSKIYRTVTTSGLPAIKIIKAFL, via the coding sequence ATGAGAAGCGAATATGATGTCATAGTAGTTGGGGCGGGGCCGGCAGGCTCGACGGCAGCAACTGAGGCTGCAAGGCACGGGCTGGACGTACTTCTCATTGAAAAGAGGCAAGAAATAGGGGAGCCAGTCAGGTGTGCCGAAGGCCTCTTTAAAGATGGACTGGAGGATTTCATAAGCTATGACCCAAAATGGGTTTGCGCCGAGATCAGGGGGGCGCGAATATATGCGCCTGATGGTAGCGTATTATGCTTTTCACAGCAGGGCGATGAGGCTGCCGGATATGTGCTCGAGAGAAAGCTGTTTGACCGTGCACTCGTAAAGCAGGCGGCCGAGGCGGGCTCGGAGGTGTACGTAAAAACGCAGGCAACAGGGCTCATCATAGAGGACGGCATAGTAAAAGGCATAAAAGGCATAAGCAATGGAAAAGGGTTCTATGCCCGCTCCAAGATCGTCATAGGGGCGGATGGCGTCGAGTCAAAAGTGGGCAGGTGGGCGGGCTTGATTGGACCGATTAGGCTGGTTGATATCGAGTCGTGCGCCGAATTTATGATAAGCGACGTAGACGTTGACCCGGGATGCCTGGAGCTCTATTTTGGAAACGAGGTCTCGCCTGGCGGGTACGCCTGGGTGTTCCCGAAAGGCAATAAAGAGGCTAACGTGGGCCTGGGCATACTGGGAAGCCGCTTTAACGGCGTGCGCCCCATCCAGTACCTAAAAAAGTTCGTAGATAAGCGATTTCCTGGCTGTGACGTGGTGCAGGCGATAGCCGGGGCCGTGCCGGTATGCGATGTGCGTCATCGTATCTCGACAGGAGGCCTAATGCTGGCAGGCGACGGCGCAAGGCTAGTAGATCCTTTGCTGGGGGCCGGCATCATGAATGCGATGATTAGCGGGCGAATGGCGGGCAATGTTGCGGCGCAGGCGATAAAAAGCGGCGACGTTTCATCTCAGGCTTTACAAAAGTACGATGTCCAGATAAGGCAGGGCATTGGCAAGGCTATCAGGCGTAATTACAAAATTAAGCAATTCGTGGTAAAGGCCACTGATAGTCAAATGAACAAATTGTTGCGTTCGCTACAAAAAATGGACATTGAGAGCGTCCCGGTTTCTAAGATATATAGGACGGTGACAACTTCAGGGCTTCCGGCCATTAAAATCATTAAGGCATTTTTATGA
- a CDS encoding YkgJ family cysteine cluster protein: protein MEGRFECKRCGACCKGRDVPLALDDILRLSEFLGMDPDGFFSECCVEMAIDENTMALPFLKRYGEACQFLDDNICRVHFVKPSACEYMPSTIFGSLEHLRARMPSSCAIQHTKPESDERLRRIYMASMMITAIYYSKHGTFKFRLARPFIYRILLFKRSHEGIRKLFGNEIAQN from the coding sequence ATGGAGGGCCGATTTGAATGCAAGCGCTGTGGCGCCTGCTGTAAAGGGAGAGACGTGCCCCTGGCCCTGGACGATATCCTGAGGCTCAGCGAATTCCTGGGCATGGACCCTGATGGCTTTTTCTCCGAGTGCTGCGTCGAGATGGCGATTGACGAAAATACGATGGCACTGCCATTTTTAAAAAGGTATGGCGAGGCATGCCAATTTCTCGATGATAACATATGCAGGGTGCATTTCGTGAAGCCATCGGCGTGCGAGTATATGCCATCCACGATTTTCGGGAGCCTGGAGCATTTGCGGGCGAGGATGCCGTCTTCCTGTGCGATACAGCACACAAAACCCGAGAGCGATGAGCGCTTAAGGAGGATTTACATGGCCTCCATGATGATAACGGCCATCTATTACAGTAAGCATGGCACGTTTAAATTTAGGCTGGCCAGGCCGTTCATATATAGGATCTTATTATTCAAGCGGAGCCACGAGGGCATTAGGAAGCTCTTTGGAAACGAGATTGCACAGAATTAG
- a CDS encoding heme ABC transporter ATP-binding protein, whose protein sequence is MLDVERISVDYGTSRVLKDITFSVEKGECIGIIGPNGSGKSTLLKALSKILKPTSGRVVVCGRGLERYSVKELARYMAVVPQETGIEFDFTCLEIVMMGRNPHMGRFEVEGKKDMDIAREAMRLTNTWHLRDRPFSGISGGERQRVIIARALAQEPSVLLMDEPVSHLDINYQIEILDLVERLKAERSMVVIVVFHDLNLAARYCDRLILLSDSRILAAGKPDEVLTQEHIREAFHANVAVRKHPLTGYLYVTPLNSCGAAEPSNGKTIHIICGAGTGTRLMYLLRSKGYNVTAGVLNVLDSDHDTAAHLNIRTISEAPFSPITPESYGQLIETIKKADAVVIADVPIGWGNLKNLQAVIEAKPGALYIMENDKEKRDYTNGEATRILETLKASGAITVKGADELMKALGTF, encoded by the coding sequence ATGCTTGACGTAGAAAGAATATCGGTAGACTATGGCACGTCTAGAGTATTAAAGGACATAACCTTTAGCGTGGAGAAGGGCGAATGCATAGGCATAATAGGCCCTAACGGCTCTGGTAAGTCCACGCTTCTGAAGGCTTTGAGCAAGATATTAAAGCCAACATCGGGCAGGGTCGTCGTGTGCGGCAGGGGCCTGGAGCGCTACTCCGTAAAAGAGCTGGCCAGGTATATGGCAGTTGTCCCCCAGGAGACCGGAATCGAATTTGACTTTACCTGTTTAGAGATCGTCATGATGGGCAGAAACCCCCATATGGGGAGGTTTGAGGTGGAGGGCAAGAAAGACATGGATATTGCGAGGGAGGCCATGAGGCTGACGAATACGTGGCACCTTCGTGACCGTCCATTCTCCGGGATTAGCGGTGGTGAGCGGCAGCGAGTCATAATAGCCCGTGCGCTTGCACAGGAGCCTTCGGTCCTGCTCATGGATGAGCCAGTCTCCCACCTTGACATAAACTACCAGATAGAGATACTCGACCTCGTGGAGCGCCTGAAAGCCGAGCGCAGCATGGTCGTCATAGTCGTCTTTCATGACCTGAACCTTGCGGCCAGGTATTGCGATCGTTTGATTTTGTTGAGCGATAGCAGGATTCTGGCCGCAGGGAAGCCTGACGAGGTCCTTACGCAAGAGCACATTCGTGAGGCTTTTCACGCTAATGTCGCGGTAAGGAAGCATCCATTGACGGGGTACTTATATGTTACGCCATTAAACTCTTGCGGGGCAGCCGAGCCGTCTAATGGCAAGACCATACACATTATATGCGGCGCCGGCACTGGCACGAGGCTCATGTACCTGCTGCGCTCAAAAGGCTACAACGTTACCGCCGGCGTGCTTAACGTGCTCGACTCTGACCACGATACGGCGGCCCATCTTAACATAAGGACCATTAGCGAGGCGCCGTTTTCGCCCATCACGCCCGAATCATATGGACAGCTCATTGAAACGATAAAAAAGGCAGACGCAGTCGTGATCGCCGATGTGCCCATCGGGTGGGGTAACCTTAAGAACCTGCAGGCTGTTATCGAGGCAAAGCCTGGAGCCCTCTACATAATGGAAAATGATAAAGAAAAAAGGGATTACACGAATGGCGAGGCCACCAGAATCCTTGAAACTCTAAAGGCGTCCGGCGCCATAACAGTTAAAGGCGCGGATGAATTGATGAAGGCGCTGGGTACTTTTTAA
- a CDS encoding pentapeptide repeat-containing protein, with the protein MTNPGTKAGIHMLSDAEIKKTKYLLNLRETYYNEGMRNLDFSGVDLSGADLHGMQIINTKFDKTILDNVNFYDSQLVGCSFKGASLRRAILRKADIIDSSFIDAMLSQADMSEAKLYKSSISGCDMHLIKLINAKVISCSFKNTTMLSSNLSGICISGSTYEECDMQHMNAEKSFITNTAFKGSKLNHTSLNNALFYDNRLENVSTNNMLLVETKMDVSLDMFSKARTVDVKNISKSFEECLN; encoded by the coding sequence TTGACCAATCCAGGCACAAAAGCAGGCATCCATATGCTATCAGACGCAGAGATCAAAAAAACAAAATACCTTCTAAACCTAAGGGAAACTTATTATAACGAAGGCATGCGAAACCTCGATTTCTCTGGCGTCGACCTGTCAGGCGCAGATCTCCACGGGATGCAAATAATAAATACAAAATTCGACAAGACAATACTCGATAACGTCAACTTTTATGATTCACAGCTAGTCGGGTGTAGCTTTAAAGGAGCAAGCTTAAGGAGGGCAATACTCAGAAAGGCAGATATAATAGACAGCAGCTTTATCGATGCAATGCTATCCCAGGCAGACATGAGCGAAGCAAAGCTCTACAAGTCCTCTATATCAGGCTGCGACATGCACCTCATCAAGCTTATCAATGCAAAAGTGATCAGTTGTTCATTTAAAAATACAACGATGCTGAGCTCAAACCTCTCAGGTATATGCATATCCGGGTCAACGTATGAAGAATGCGACATGCAACACATGAACGCTGAAAAATCGTTCATAACAAACACGGCCTTTAAAGGCTCAAAGCTAAATCATACGTCATTAAACAATGCCCTATTCTACGATAACAGGCTTGAAAACGTAAGCACGAATAACATGCTGCTTGTCGAGACGAAAATGGATGTAAGCCTGGACATGTTTAGCAAGGCGCGAACTGTGGATGTGAAGAACATATCTAAAAGTTTTGAGGAATGCTTGAACTAA